aattctgaaaatttaccacactatagaaaatttatcagagcttattgtgcaaaaagtttcaacactTCATCACATTTTGACTTTTCTGGgaaatttttgcaacagcgataaaatttctgtttttaaacagccacatatagacttgcaaaataagcatggcaaaggctatacttgacatttttattgaagtaaaagattgaaaacattattctaaataacataaagcaatcctaagaaaataaattgacgctccaagtaaaacacatatcatgtgacaaatgaaaatatatctccaagtgaggttaccgataatgttggagacgaaagaggggatgccttccggggcatccccaagcttagttgcttcgatcatccttgaatattaccttggggtgccttgggaatccccaagattagggtcttgttaatccttattctcctcatatcgacatctcacccaaaacttgaaaacttcaatcacacaaaacttaacggaacttcgtgagataggttagtatgataaagagcaaaccatttcactttggtactgtcaaagacaagattcataatttatTACACACAATgactactgtagcatatcatttccacaatttatattgagcaatataaaccatagaaactaggaaacaagcaaactatgcaatgaaaacagaatctgtcaaaaacagaacagtctgtaatgatctgaattgTTCTCATACCTCTGcgactccaaaaattctgaaaaattagtacAGCGTAGGTAGTTCCAGTATAAATCATCTGTAAAGATTTCAGGTGAAAATCACGTCCTAGTGAATTTTAGAATTTCCTGTACTGGGCGAAAAACTTTCATTTTtttcacagaatcaagtcaactatcatccacactatcccaaatgCTTcccttggcactttattgaaacaaaagctataaaacttGATTACTACAGTATCCTAATCATGTGaaaacacaaaaacagtaggtaaaagtgttgggttgtctcccaacaagtgcttttctttaatgcctttttagctaggcaagATGATTTCAATGGTGCTCACGtagaagataagaattgaaacaagaagagagcatcatgaagcatatgactagcatatttaagtctaacccacttcctatgcatagggattttgtgagcaaacaacttacgGAACaaaaatcaactagcataggaaggtaaaacaagtgaaacttcaagattttcaacacatagagagaaaacttgATATTGTTGAGATATGTAGAAGCACATCCTCCTCTCCCatagtaattttcagtagcatcaagaatgaattcaacaatataactatcacataaaccattcttttcatgatgcataaacatagaaattttgttactctccacataagcaaatttattctcatcaatagtagtgggagcaaactcaacaaaataactatcatgtgattgaaaattaaaatcatgatgacaactttcatggttattattattcaatatagcatacatgtcatcaccatattcatcatagataggaacttTTTTTCATAGTCAaatgaaacctcttccaagatagtggattcatcactaaataaagtcgtGACCTCttcaaatccactttcatcaatataatcatcatagataggaggcatgctatcatcataataatttttctcatcaaaacttgggggagtaaaaatatcatcttcatcaaacatagcatccccaagcttatggctttgcatatcaatagcatcatggatattcaaagaattaatactagcaacattgcaatcatACTCATCATTCATGGATtctatgccaaacattttatagcattcttcttctaacaattgagcacaattttcctttccatcattttcacgaaagacattataaagatgaataatatgatgcaacctcaattccatttttttgtacttttctttttataaaccaaactagtgataaaacaagaaactaaaagatgcaattgcaagatctaaagatataccttcatgcactcacctccccggcaacggcgctagaaaagagcttgatgtctactacgcaactttattcttgtagactcgtgttgggcctccaagcgcagagttttgtaggacagtagcaattttccctcaagtggatgacctaaggtttatcaatccgttggaggtgtaggatgaaggtggtctctctcaaacaaccctgcaaccaaatacaagaaatctcttgtgtccccaacacacccaatacaatggcaaattgtataggtgcactagttcggtgaagagatggtgataaaagtgtagtaatgatagtagatatcaatttttgtaataggaacaataaaaagcAGCAAGGTAgaaagtaacaaaagtgagcacaaacggtattgcaatgcttgaaaataaggcctagggtccatactttctcTAGTGCAagctctcaacaatgctaatataattggatcacataaccatccctcaacatgcgatgaagaatcacttcaaagttcttatctagcggagaacataagaagaaattgtttgtagggtacgaaaccacctcaaagctattctttccgtttgatctattcaagagttcgtactaaaataacacaaagctattcgtTTCGtttgatctatccaagagttcgtactaaaataacaccatatgatacacatcaaccaacgctaatgtcacctagatactccaatgttaGCACGAGTATCTATTATAAGATATGCATCAAActattcagattcataatactcaatccaacacaaagaacctcaaagagtgccccaagatttctaccgaagaaacaaagatgagaacgtgcatcaacccctatgcatagactaccccaatgtcacctcgggaatccgcgagttgagtgccaaaacacatatcaagtgaatcaatataatacccattatcaccacgagtattcatatgcaagacatatatcaagtgctctcaaacccataaaaatattcaatccgataaaatgaaatctcaaagggaaaactcaattcatcacaacaagatagagaggggaaaacaccatgatccgactatattaacaaagcccgcgatacatcaagatcgttacatctcaagaacacgagagagagagagagagagagagtgagagagagagattaaacacatagctaatggtacaaaccctcagccccgagggtggactactccttcctcatcatggtggccattgggatgatgaagatggccaccggtgatgattccccctgcggcggagtgccggaacggggtctagattggtttttcgtggctacagaggcttgcggtggtggaactTCTGATTTAGGGTTGCCCCAAggatttttggaatatttgggaatttatagggcgaagaggcggtgcgggaggccaccgaggtgggcacaacccaccagggcgcacccaggtgggttgtgcccccctcggggcacccctctggtacttctttggcccactggatgtcttctggtccaaaaaaaatctccaaaaaatttcgctgcgtttggactctgtttgatattgatttcctgcgatgtaaaaagcAAGCAAAAAGCCAGcagctggcactgggcactatgtcaataggttagtcccaaaaataatataaatttgctataaaataattgtaaaacatccaagaataataatataatagcatgaatacttcaaaaattatagatacgttggagacgtatcaggggcgGCCCAAAAAAATAGCCAACAGACAAATTTCTTATAGGCGGCCCATAAACTGACCGTTTTTCCGGTATATATGCGGGGTAGGGTGATTTTAGGGTTTCTATCCTTCATTCCACACATCCATCTCTGCCGCAAGCTCCAATCCTCCAGCGAGAAATCTTCTCCACTTCGGCAGTGATTTCCGGCACCTTCGGCAACCGGATCTTGGAGGCGATGGCGTCCGTGGGCGCAGGGCGTGGCGGTGGCTGGGGTTTCGGTCGGCGCGGCGGGTCCGGGTGTGGCGGGGGTTCCAGTAGGCGCGGCGGGTTCGCCGGCCGCAAGCATCGCAACGACGACGAGGCCGACAGCTCCTTCTTCTGCGCTCCCATTTTGGATCCGCAAAGGGAGGCGGCGTGCACCCGCGACCCGAAGTCCCGTAGCACTGGCTTGCGAGCGTGGGCGACTTTCTGGTGCCTCAAGAGGATCTTCGAGTCGTCCCTCCAGTAGCTCCGGGCGGCCGAGACCGCGTGGTGGCCGGCGAGTAGGCCGCCACGGCCGGCGATGCAGCACCCTAATCTAGGATACCCTGCACGGCAACGAGCCCCCGCCGTGACAACGGCGACTCTGGCTCCGGTGCCCATGCGTAGAACAAGTATGAATTAGAAGTAGAATCTCGTGTAGTATGAACTCTTTAATTTCCGTTGAACTATGTTTAATTAAGCTTGTATGAACTACGTGTGGAACTCCGGTGATGTTTAATTATGGCGTGAACTACTAGTTTTTAAAATCTAGTTGAATTCCGGTGATGTATGCGAAATCTATTTTGTCTCCGTGTCTGTGATTCCGTAAATTTTGTTTATGGGAGCATGTAAACAAATTTTGCGGCTCAGTTGGTTGAGGGATCAAAGGTAGAGTATCTACAGCCGGGCGCTCCAAACCGGCCTCAAACGCCTAGGCGGCCCGCCCGGACACTGACCGGTCATGATTTTTCAACCCAGACGGCCCCCTCAAACAGacctcaaacgcccgggctggCAGGCACCCTTCATATCCAGCTCAAATATGGGGCAGATATGGGGGCGTCCGGGCATGCCCGTCACGTTGGTCTGACGGCGGGGTCCCACACGAAAACGCCTGGAAACCCGGCGGTCCGACAGACGCCGCATTCGTCGCCGCAGTGTGAACGCCGCGTGGCGCCGCTCTGGCTCCTGCCGGGCTATCTTCGGactcgccggagccggaggaggaggatgagcaGCCGGGGGAAGAGAAGGGAGAGGAACTGGCTCCGatggaggtggaggaggcggagCAGCCAGAGCTGGAGCTGCCGGAGTAGGAGCTCTCAGGCTTCAACATGGAGCAGGCGGAGGTGGAGTTCACCGTCGCCCAATCGAAGAAGATGGCAGAGCAACAAGCCATCCTGGAGTCCATCCAGGATGAGGCCTATGTGGAGGCCAACCGGGTGTTCCTCCAGCAGGAGCAGACGGCATTCGACGCGCTCTTCACAGAACTCGATGCGAAgatagaggaggaggaggctggagCGAAGCAGCCGGAGGAGCCGGAGTTGCAGCTGCCGCCCATGCTACCGGGGCCGGCACGAAGATCGTCAACATCTTCGACGACGAGTAATTAGGTGATCGACATAATACGTAGGTTTATTTTGTTTGCATGTATTTGTATGGATTTAAGAATCTAGTATAAAATGTCCAGATGCAACTCATAAAATTTAAGACATGCACGTCCATGGACGTTTGAGAAATGAAGTGCCATATTTAACGTAttcggctgtagatgctcttgcCATAAAACGGATTCAATAAGGAGGCAACTCAGGCCACCGGTGCATGCACTACTGTGCTCCTCACGTGCACACAGTAGACTGATGTTGACTAGATATGCTGCAGTTGCAGAGGCCTAATCCATTATCGATGTGCAATACCTTATAGCATCTCTAGCCATTGGCCCCCTTACGAGGCATAAAAACCGCCGCCTGGGGGAGTCGGCGGTAGAATCGGCGCTGGAAATGGTTAGGCATTCAGCCGTCGCCCCAGGCGCCGATATCGGCCCATTTGCAGCCGCATTTTGGCTCAGATAAATAGAAAAATGGCCCGATATTGGTGAGAAACGgcccatattcggcgtggttcGGCATGGTTCGGCGTTGAATTCTCAACATAGATAAtttttttatcacatagttcatcacagaaaatcaaataattcaacaaaatagtgtaacaacaaatagttcaatacaaattatatagttcaacaaataagaaCTCATCACACGTCGAGCTATGCGTCGCCCTTGAtcctccataggtgctccaccagatcctgCTGCAGTTGATGATGCACTTGTGGGTCTgggatctcctgacgcatactgaggtaggcagtccaggttgccggtagctggtgatcaacttcggctagaggaccctgcctgtagtatggttcagtgtcaaacactggctcttccAGTTCGCTCTCggtgatcatgttgtgcaagatgacacaggAAGTCACGATCTCCCACATTcgatctttcgaccaggtctaagcagggtaccggacaacagcaaatcgagattggagcacaccaaatgcccgctcgacatccttcctgcaagcctcctgcaccttggcaaagtgggacttcttgcctcctggcacaaCGTTTcagatagtcttcacaaatgtagaccatctcggatagatgccatcagctaggtagtaccccttgttgtagtgccgcccattgacctcgaagttcaccggaggagaatgaccttcaacaagcttggcaaagacaggggagcactgcagcacattgatgtcattgtgagttcctggcataccaaagaaggagtgccaaatccagaggtcctgtgttgccaccgcctcaagtaccacactacAACCACCTTTGGCGCatttgtacatcccctgccaagcaaatgggcagttcttccatttccaatgcatgcagtcgatgctttcaagcatcccaggaaatcctcttgctgcatcctgtgctaggatccgagcaaTGTCTTCTGCATTGGCTGTTcgcaagtattgcggtccaaacactgccaccactgcccgatagagcttgtagaaacactcaatggtgggggactcggccatgcgtccatagtcgtcgagtgaatcaccgggagctccATATGCCGATGCAATCCTTCTTGCATTTGAAGTAGCTATCaaactcccggatggaattcacaatcctaaggaaaagctttcggctcatccgataacggcgccgaaatgTTTTGTCGCCGTGCAGTGGAGCGTCGGTGAAGTAGTCAGAGTAGAGCATGCAGTACCCTTCGAGACGATGCTGGTTCTTTGCTTTGATAcgccccggcgccgagccacctcgtcgcggcttttcattgctcgccagcaggtcggcgagggcggcgaggaccATGAGATGTTCCTCTTCCTGGACGTaggcctcggcttcctcctccagcagcgccCCGAGCGCTTCCTCATCGTCCGAGTCCATTGCCGAGGcaggcaaatcgccgaacaccttgcgGGCGCGGTGGGCCTTCCCGCCGCTACACCGCCCCTCCGCGGCCGGAAACGCCGGAAAAATCGCCCAGCCGGTGGTGGAGAGGCTGCCTCGGTGAAACCTCTGCTCTTTTTCCGGCGGGGATAGGCTATCTAGTggtggcgggcggcgggcggcgccgggatCAGCCGGTTGGCGGCCGAGCGCGCGCGGGGTGGGAGGCAAATCTGGAAGAAAGACTTGACTTTTCGCCTGACGGTGTGGGCCAGACGTGCTTTTCCCTTGAgccggagcccccgagcgcccccAGTGCGGCGGGTTTGGCCTGCGATCGCCGGGCCCAAAAACGGGCCGAGCCGGCGGATTTCGGAGTCCTGGGGGCGCGACTAGGGCgtttttcggcgccggcgccaAAAAAGTCGCCTGGGGGGTGCTGTTGGGGGCGCGGATGGAGATGCTCTTAGCCCTTCTTCTTTGGGTGGGTGGTAGGATAGAAAAGTAATATCAATAGAAAAGTTATAGGAAATGAGATGACATATATTTAAAATCATATGAATAAAAATAGAAGATGTCTTATGATTCACATCATAGAATTTTTTCCACCGACTCTAGGTTAATATTTATTTTTCAATGAAATATGAAGGGTGAGAAGAATTCTTCATAGGAATATGATTCTACTCCTATCCAAAGAGCTCTAAAAGAATTTTTTTATACAAATCATATCCTATGtgattcctataaaattcctacaAACCAAAAGAGGCCTTAAAGTATAACCGGCTGGGCAGTGATGCCCTGAGGATTTAATTTAGCACCGGTCTCACAACGTTGTGTTCGTAGCTTGTTAAAAAGTGGGAGTCAGATGTCCTATTcacatgagtttcttcagcttgGTTTGCTCCCTGTAGTGGGCCATGAGCTAATTGTTTATTATATTTTGCATTTGGCATCGGCTGGGCAGTTTTTAATGGTGGCATCGGCTGGGTAATGGAGAACATCGGTGCCAAATGAACAAAAGATGAATTTGACACCgcttttggcctacatagtggagggcctgACTACAGCTGGGTTCTATTATTGCCTACGTTAATTACTTTGACACGATCAACTCCTTTCTTCTTCATGAAAGTAGAAATTCTGTCATTTCAAAAAAACCTAAACAAAAATAGTCCTATATTGACTGAAATAGGATAGAGTCAAAGAAATTACCAAAATAAAGAGTGAATTACAGTACAAATATATCATATTATTTATTTTACAACAAACAATCATCCAATTATTTATCTTCCTTCGGGTGTTATTAACAATCAAATGGCAATGATGCTGCTGCTCCGGCCGCGGCCTCCGCCCGCTTCATCTTGGCGAGCTCGACCAGCCTCGTCGGGACGTCCGCCATGACAGCCTTGGCCACGTCCAGCGCGCCGAAGCGCTCCAACCACGCTGCCAGGAGCGGGACCCTACTGGTATCGAAGAGCCTCGTACCGCAGAGCGCCTCCGTCCCATAGATCCACGGCACGGCCCCACCCAGCACGACGTCAACGTACCCGACGTTGTCGCCGCCGAAGAAGCTCCCACCCTTGGAGCACTCCTTCAGGCCCCCCTCCAGGACATCCACCGCCGCCAGCGTCTGCTCCATCCACTCGGCCTTCTCCTCCTCGGTCTTAGTCGTGAACACCTTTTGCCATGGCGCCACCAGCTGCACGTACGACGCCAACATACATATGTTAACATCTCCGACTCGACTGAATTTCATCATCCATAACGTAATTACACAGTAGTGCATCGTGTATCCGGTAATTAAGCACCTTGTCCATGATGAAAGCTGCCCAGAAGCGGGCGATGGCGCGTTCGTAGGGGTCGGCGGGGAGGAGGGGCGGCCCGCCAAAGGTCTCGTCGACGTACTGCAGGATGACCAGCGACTCGCAGACGGGCCTGCCGTTGTGGATGAGCACGGGCACCGCCTTGTGCACGGGGTTGGAGCGCAGGAGGAGGTCGCTCTTGTTGCAGAGGTCCTCGTTGACGTTCTCGAAGCTCACGCCCTTGAAGCTGAGCGCAAGCTGCGCTCGCAGGACGAACGGGCTCGCCCACGTGCCCAGCAGCTTCGCCTCTTCTTCTCCGCCTCCGGCCATCTTGTAGTACTCTACTACTAGCTTGTGTGCGCGCGTGTGATCCAAGGTCTGAACTGAACTCTAGTAGTAATCTAGTTGTGCTATGTGTTGGTGTTGAAGAGGAGATAGCTAGCTGTGTGTATATAATTAAGTTGGTGTGGTGGAGTATCCCACGACCATGAGTAGGAAAATTCCTGTATTTTCCACTTCAACGTTTGACCAGCTGATCGGTTACTTCACTACTAAGCTGGATTGGTGAGTAGGACTTGTGGTCTGCTGCTACGTTCGCGCGAAACTTCCGTCGCATGTATGTATGCCAGCTTCTCCATCTCCTCCCCGCCGGTACCGTACGTACGTGCTAAACTGCTGGTCGGTCGGTTGGAAGGAAAAAAACGATTCTCACGCACGCACTCTTAACAAATTTCTTTCTGCTTTCGCAATTCGCAAAGAACGCCTGCGAATGAAATCGATCCCCTCTTCCCCAGTTCCGGCCGGCCATTACACAAACATGAGCCACACAGGCTTAAATTCACTTAACACATTCATATCCATAAGGGGTAGTTCTATATACAAACTGTATTTTTTAACAGATGATCAACTCAAGGATTGGAGGAACTTGGAGAACTCGCAGGGGAGAAAGGACATGGGTGCTTCGGACCTTTTTTTGGTTAAGTCACCGTCGTCAGTTTCAAGGCCCTCCTTTCCATTGATATATTTAGAGAATGAATCCACGGTCTTGGTTTTCATGTTAATGACGACCACCCACATCTTCTTGAGCGCCCATTCAAAATCGCTCATAAGGAAGTGCACTTTGTGTGGGTTGTCGATGTTCACTTGAGGGAACATGAGGATGTCACGAGGGAGACACTCAGAAGAGTTGAGCGACCAGAGCTCATCCGAGCTGATCTTGTAGTCCTCGTTCCACACCATTT
This sequence is a window from Aegilops tauschii subsp. strangulata cultivar AL8/78 chromosome 7, Aet v6.0, whole genome shotgun sequence. Protein-coding genes within it:
- the LOC109766263 gene encoding probable glutathione S-transferase GSTU6, which produces MAGGGEEEAKLLGTWASPFVLRAQLALSFKGVSFENVNEDLCNKSDLLLRSNPVHKAVPVLIHNGRPVCESLVILQYVDETFGGPPLLPADPYERAIARFWAAFIMDKLVAPWQKVFTTKTEEEKAEWMEQTLAAVDVLEGGLKECSKGGSFFGGDNVGYVDVVLGGAVPWIYGTEALCGTRLFDTSRVPLLAAWLERFGALDVAKAVMADVPTRLVELAKMKRAEAAAGAAASLPFDC